AGCACTTTGTGTAACCTTGctgttgaaaatacaaataaacctGCCCTGACTTACAAGGACACTCATGACCTGCGGGAGCACGGCTACTTTGTTCAGAGTTACTAACACAACGTAGTATATCATTGTCAAAGCTCGCTGTGGAATGAGCATTAACTGATGTATAGCATCATGCAACATGTCAATTATTCTGCATTGATATTTTATACAAAATAGAAGATCAATGCTAGTCCTGGATATCCAATATAATCACAATATTGTTTTCCATGATGCATTAAGTGATTGCACTTTAAAATTGCGATTTGggaaacataacaaaatgcaACTACTTTAAAGAAAACTACTGAAAGTCATTAATCAACGGTCACAAATATGCGGAGAGATTTTTCCACACGtggtgaaaaaagtgaaaaatcttATAACACTTGTCAAAGTTTTGATGAAGACAGATTTGAATACTTAACGTTTGTTGTCGGTTGTCTTGCAAATGTCTTTTCACCTGGTTTAAAGTGGCTTCAGAAAGTGTCCAAACCCCTTTCACTTTTTGCATTTCATGATGTTTTATTCTTGTAGACAGACTGGTCATACTTGAGGGAAGCATGAATGCCGTCAAATACACAGAGGTCCTTGCAGAAGAACCTGGTCCAGAGTGAACGAGACCCGAGACTGGGGCGACAGTTCACCTGTCAGCACGACAATGACCCGAAGCAAACGGCCAAGACAGTGGCGTCTGTGGACGTGTCCGACTGTTCTTACGCCCCAAATACATAGTCCATCAGTAGAGGTACCTGAAGGTGGCAGTTCAAAGTCACTTTGCATATGATCTGACGCAGCTTGAGAGCATCTGCCAGGAAGAACGGGATGAACTGCCAAAATCCAGGCGTGCAAAGCTTGTACAGACTTAGCAAAGCTGTTATTGCTGCCAAAGGAGCCTCTACAAAGTACTGAGTTGAAGGTGTGCATACTTAATGTAAATGAGAGATTTGAGTGTTTAATTTTTGATGAATGTATAATGCAAATATTTGATTAGAGTGTGGCTTGAAAGGCAAcaatgatttcatttaaatctaCGACTCAAAGTGTAcaaaaagtgaaggggtctgaatagCTTCTGAAATCACTGTAAATAAATCCTGTGGTGCAGTTCACAGTCTGGATGCTGCTGGTCAGTGTTTTAGCTTAGCTGTGCTTCCTAAAACTGCTGAGCAGATGTTCTGTAAACTAACCTACCAGAGCCTGTTCAcgtattgttgtgttttttaaagttaccTTCTGATTCAGTGGAGGATGAGGGCAGCTGGCACATGATCTCTTGGTCCATAGTGAAGGGTCGACACAGAACCGACTTGTTCTTCATCTGACGTCGACGGGACACTGGCAAGCGCATGGCGTCAGTCTGAGTACTGGCCTGGACAcagacattaaacatttaaaacatcatcaaaaggaggacagtttctttttgaccaGATCTAAAATCAGATATACACATAGAGGCACACATGTACTACATACGTGGTCATGGTTCTTGCCGTAAATGGAGGTCGGAAGGGCTCCTgcaaaagaggaaggaaaatgtAATGGCACTGCATTAAACCCCACTGCAAGAAATGCATCCCAtgaatatataaacaatataacTAATAAAACGACATAATCCTATAATAGTTGATTCGATTCAAGATGAAAAATGATCCTCCTCTTTTTAGAATGAGATCTTTCCTGAGTAATTCTTACATTGGAAAGTTGTCTCGAAAAACAAGAGAATCAGAGTTGTATTTTGAAAGCAGCCACCCGGGGATATATACAAGTATAAACTAACCAGTCAGAGCAGTATCTGCTGACACACTGGGCTGAGTGGCAGAGCCACTGGCCAATGAGACGACATCGGCTATGACAGGATTCATCTTTGAGGGGTGGTGTGGCTGGGTTGGAGctagaagaaagaaaggggggaatcATACCTGAGACGGAATGATAACTTTAACTTCCCAGCCCAAATGtaaaagaatatttaatattgttgGTCCCTGGCACTTATTAAAATTTCAGACAAagtaatttcttcttctttttttttagcagtcaAAACCAAAAACCTACTTAAACATGTTGTTGATGCACAAGACCTCCCACACTGCCCCGAAAACATTGTCACATCACATTTCCCCCTGTGATATTTCAACTAGCATGAGCTTGTTGGGACAAACGCTGCCCAACATCACATCAACACTAATGTGACACAAGTTACCATATGGTGTCTGTGGGGCCGTTCCAGTACCattactgctgctgttgttgttgttgtgactcgTATCAAAATGATGGGAGCAGTACTGGAGAAGGCAGGGCAGGTTACAGAAGTTACGGACTGAACCCAAACACTGCAGCTTCTCCGCCATGTAGCCCTGTTTCCTACAACTGTCACATCTCCCCAtctggacaggaggaggaaaggaagatGACGAAAGGAAACCACAGGtggagaagacagagaaaaaagttaTAGACAATGAAAGAAGCAAAACCAAATAGTGCGTATGCTTCTTTTAGTGTTATACAAAGTACAATGTACTGGGATGTCCAACTCCTTACCCCATAGTAGAGTACAGTGTACTGGGACATGCAGTGGGGTTTACAGAACTCCTCGATCTTGCCTCCATAGTGGCTGTGCAGCATCTTCTGGCTGATGCCAGAGCAGTAGGAACAGGGATGCCAGGAATGATCCTTGTTGCGAGAGGTCAGGTCTTGTTTGTAGAGAAGCTTACAGTCTGGCACACATGATGGACGGgatattatatttttcaaattacgGTGCTATCGACATGTATTTCCGACCCACCAGTACAATGACAATGACCAAAGTTGGCATTTGGGGCtatattgattttgtatttaTCAAGACTGCGATTGGTCCAAGTAAACTAGCATATATCAGACATTCTGCAACTATAATTTTATACTtcaaccaaaacatttttcagcCGTAATTCTGGTCTACCGGTTCAATGAAAGGCCTGGATAAAtcaggggaggaagaaaaaggggaaaagcgGTGTCAACTCACTTTCACTGCAGAAAACCAGGTCCTGTAGGTTGCAGCTGATGATGTCAAAGGGGACCTTTTCCTGTTTACAGCACTCGCATGGcaaaatgatatttttctgGGTTTTATAGTATTCACAGCACGTCGTACTGCAGAACATAGAAATATGACCctgcgagaaaaaaaaccaacattacTTTTATCATCTTTATGGTTAGACGATGAGTGTaaattatgtgtatatattgagcgactgcatacacacaaacttgtGACCTGTACTCCTTACTTGGTGACTGAATAGCAGCGGCTTGGTGTTGAACTGTTGGCTGCACTGATGGCAGGTTAGTTTGGAGGCGTCTCTGTTTCCACCTTCTGTCGGTTTTAGGGGCCCTCTGGCATGGGCCTGCCCTGGaacagagggggaggatgtGGATGGGTAGGGAGGCACTAGTGGGGGCACTGAGGTATGACTGGGATGATGGCCTGGGTAGGGGACTGAGGATGGGTAGTCCTGAGGGATGGGAGGGACTGAGCTGGCTCCAGCAGAGGGCCCTGTTTTGGGGGCATCTCTGATGGAGGGGTCcctgagagaggagatgccaTTGGTCAGCTCCAGCTGAGAGGGGTGCCCGGATTTCTATAAAGATATGGAGTAAAAATGACAGCaatgtcaaatttaaacaaAGACAAGGTTCAAACCAACACATCCTTTGGTACTGGCGCCTTTACCCTGAATATGGAGACACAGTCATAGGAGCAGAAGTTACGAATGGTGCCGTCCACCATGGCCAGATGATACTGAGGAACAGCTGACACCTTGCACAGGGAGCATGGGAATGGAGTACCTTAAGGAAAGGATTTGcataataaacataaaaaagtagtatttaaaaatacagtaaaatatttctATTATGCGAACATGCTCTAAGCGGATTGAAAAAGAATCAAACGTGTGATAAATGCTGTAGtgaatctgactttttttctggaTACTACATTTAAAGACTGCATGTCCCACCAAACCTGgcatgttagtgtgtgtgtgtgcgtgcgtgcgtgccctACCACTGAGAGTATGTCGGGGTGGACGGCTCTGTTCCATACAAACAGATGAACAGTAAAGTTGAACTTTGCCCCTTTGGTCTCGTTCCATGATGGTTGAGGACACTATCGCCATCTTGTGGCAGTACGCACAGTTGACAGTCTTTTTGCatgtctgtacaaaaacacagttaGAAATGTATGAGTACATctagaaaatgtgtaaaatcaaGGCATCCAGGCACACAATCGATTCcatttgatattatatatacttatatatatatatatatatatatataaaatgtaatttctggTTACTGAAGCTGAAATTTGGAGTCAATGTCTTTTCAAGCCAATGAAGGCAAAATTTGTGTATTATTAATTGTTAGTGCTGAATCTACATCACATTGTCATAAAGAGTGAAACATCCTTATTTCAAAAGAAACTCGACAAAATGGTACCTGTTTGTAGGTGCCAACGCAAGTAGGACTGCAGAAGTTGAGCTTGGATCTATCAATGGTGAGAGTCTGACAGGAGCCTGCACTGCTATTGCAGTAAAGTCCACAGCCTTCACAGCAGTTCATTGCTAAATGACGGATCTTGCGCCATGTTAGAAAACAAGCATCACTACAGAGTCTGTGTAGACGACCTTGATGGGTGACCTCATGCTCAATCTGCTGTGGATGGCCCCAGTCGAACATAAgggacaagaaaaagaagagcacaGGCGCAGACAACCTGGCTTGGCTTATCAGGCTTATTGAACAAATCTTTCCTTACTGTCAAAGCAACAGGTATGTCCTACCTTTTTGGTGACTTTGCAGACGCTGCAGAAGGGTTTTTCAGACTGTTGCTCCACCGGTTTCTCTGGCGGCTTCTCTGGCTTCTTCTCTAGCCGCTTTTCAACCAATTTGTCAGGAATCTTCTCACCActtttcttcttgtgtctaaagactgacagacagaactGGCCACAGAAGTGCATGTAGGCGTTATCATCTACTGGAATGGTGATCATGTCCCGGGGCTGAAGGATCTCCCTGCAAAGAGAAGGGCACAAGGAATAAACACAAttgctggagagaaaaaaacaggatgatGGCTGAATCGGAGGTTGGAGCAAACAAATTGGCAGTTTCAACTCACAGATTTTAACATGCAATCAGGCTTAAACGTTTCAAGGGAACAGTACTGCCTGGTTCATTACCTGGACATGGTGTGAGAAATCAGTAAGAAACTATTATTACGGTCCAGTGTGTGAGCGTATCATATATTCTTCTTAAACATCAATAGGAGAATCATTCAGTGGCCAGATATAACAAATGAGTCAAGTTTCACATTAACATCAAACAGTATAGCAATTAACTGAAAACATTAGCCCAAATATGAGATGTGTTTTGCTATGTTTCAGGTGAATGAAACTCACAAGACTTTCCCTTTGTTCGAGCTAGCTTTAGCTAGCGTTAACGCTATTAGTCTTAATTGAAGCATCTACTCTGTCTGTTTCAGAGTCAGCGATACAGCTGCATGTGGCTAATTTATAATATGCCAGTGAAAGACGTCATCAGCCCCTTGAACAATTCAAACAATGAAAGAGCCCTGGGGtacattttggaattttttgaatatttcatgccACTAGCCAGAGTCATTAAGGACATTTATAAGCGGAGGATAACTATGTCATAAACAAATCCTGGTTGGATATAATTGTTACTCAAGGCTATCAGTTTTAATGTTGAAAATGGCAATATTAAAAAGATTATTGTTCTTATTATAATTACGATTACTACCACTTATTTGAGAGTGATATGCATTTATGCATGTGACAGAAACGGCGCGCAAGCACCGCTGTAGCCTACTTTTATTATTGCAGCAATGAAGTTAAAGTCAAGAAGGCACTTCACAGAAAAAGTgtttattatgaaatgaaaatgcatttacaaTTAGACTGTACACAATTCAGAAGGTTTGTAGGTGAAATAACCTAACGAATGAGTCCCAGAACAAACTGACGGGGTGTTCGCAGCACCTCATCTATCCAATCGACCACCATCTTTGCATTTCGTATTCCCATACTGGGAAATCTCTGGTGCTCATGGCGAACTCATCCAGATTTTGAGGGAGCTGCTACTTCCCCATCGATCCATCCCAGTTTGTTGCGGTGCACCACGCCtggtacttttctttttaaacagcaACAAATTTAAACAGGAAACACCTGTAGCGATCCACGCGGCCTTGACTCATTTGGCAGAGTGATGCATGCTCCTCCGCTCCCACCCCACATATTTCCAGGTCCGGGTGCTGTcagggaaaatggaaaaattagAGGGGGAGCTGATGGTGAACAGAAGTCAAAAGCTGCTGGTGCTGAGGGTGATGAGATGCGTTGGGGGGGTTAACTGTGGTCTCTCGGGCGTGCTTAGAGGGAACTCTTGCAGCGTTGCCAGCGCATCCAGGGCCGACCGCAGACTCTGATTCATCTTGTACTATCTCTGAATCTCCTTCTTCCGTCTCTGgtcctccttccatctcttgTGGTCCTGTTTCAGTATGTGAATCACCTCTTTCAGTCTCTGGTTGTCCTCCTTCCGTCTCTTGTTCCTGTTTCAGTCTATGAATCACCTCTTTCAGTCTCTGGTTGTCCTCCTTCCTTCTCATGTGTTCCTGTTTCAGTCTATGAACTGCCCTTTTCTGGCTCTCaatctcctcctgtctctgatCTTCCTGTTTCAATCTCCGAAGctcatctatctgtctctggttgtcctcctcctgtctctgatCTTCCTGTTTCAATCTCTGAAGCGCATCTATCTGTCTCTGGTtgtcctcctcccgtctctgaTCTTCCTGTTTCAATCTCTGAAGctcatctatctgtctctggttgtcctcctcctgtctctgatCTTCCTGTTTCATTCTCTGAAGctcatctatctgtctctggttgtcctcctcctgtctctgatCTTCCTGTTTCATTCTCTGAAGctcatctatctgtctctggttgtcctcctcctgtctctggTCTTCCTGTTTCATACTCTGAATCTCCTCTTCCAAGGCCGTCACCTTAGCCTTTAAAGTGGACAACTCAGCCTCGAACTGCTGTTTCTCTGCTTTTGCGAGTCCCGAGTACCGAGCGCCTGGGCGGAGTCCGACAGAAGTTATACCAGTCGCCTGTAAAGATAGAGAAAGAGTAAATCAGTGAAGTCCACAATGAATATTATCatctccaaaaaaagaaattgattgAAATACAGAAGCAGAAATAGAAGTAACAATTGTTGGTATCTTACCGCTTTTTTGGCCACGAAACTCTTCACTATAGGTGGAGTGCGTTTCTCCCCCACCGCCCCACGCCTGGctggaggtgttttttttcatttgcatcattGGCCAGTGGAAAAAGAACTGCACATGGAGACGGGCGATGAAGGAACTTTGCCCGACATAAGGCAAGACCCGGTAcagatcacacaaacacacactaatttgatgtgtttgtatgtattaaTGAGTAATTAGATGTTTAATTAAATAGCGCCACAATGTTAATCTGGCCCTAAATACTGTATAGCATTTAACCATAAAAATTTCATATTCTTGTTACAGAACCGTTCCAATGACCCAAGTAAAGAACAGGGAGCTACGTCTGAAGCAAACACGGGGGGAGGGTTCACGCCAAGGACCAGGACCCCTGCTAAGTTTTGATGGTGAGTTGATTGCGGCAATACACTAATGCTAGATAATGCAGTATATGTGACACTAGTGATGAAACACGGTATTCACGGGAATTTCACGACGGTTAGTTCTACCGtttcaaatattaattttcctTAAAAACGCAGCTGATTACCATGAGAGTCGAGCGAGTAAAGACTGATGCAGAGTGACGCAGAGCGGCATCAGTGAGGACAGATAATTGAATTGAACTCTGTTTACTGAGATAATAAATCACGTGAGATGTAGGCTCATTTTCTCAGTTGTACACCGGACTTGTTTCTATAGCCAGTGGAGTAACCCTCTGCTGACACTAGAAAGAATGCAGGTTTAGGGCAGTTCTGCATTGGCATTCACTTTTCAGACCCGAAAGCCACGTCTGTCCACTTATTTTATACCGTCTACGGCAGGCCCAGATTAACACTCTAGGGTACCCCAGGGTGACTACTTTTTAAGTgccccacctctctcctctgacttaacatgtaaaaaagtgacatttactaTGGTATGAACACCAAAGATTTACAAGAACATATAGCTATATTACAGGCTTCCAGCACATACAGAAAAATTAAGACCCAACCAAAACAAGTGGTTACACTGATGCTCAAATCTGAATGCCACTCACATCCCAATGCAACATGTCATgcacccaaatatatatatatatatatatatatatgcacctGAATCGCAAAAAATTgcaatactttctttttttgtacttgtttgcATCACTTccagtaaataaaatatctaTTACAGAAAATATGACAAGCCCCTCGGCTGAGGGGCCCCCTACCTGACTCTatatagaaaataatgaggaaaataatgaggtataaacaaacaatattaaCTGACCATCTCCTCTCCTGAGAAATTTAAGTATGGCAACTTTAAATTATCGATAATCTTTATtcattataaatgttatcagcTCGATCAGGCCCATTCAAACTGGCTCCTCAAGATTtccttaaatacatttcaaatgtcaaatacTATTTATACTATGGCTTGTCTGAATACTTGATGATCATTATTTACTGAGAGATGTGCATCCATATTACCCTGCAGTATGCCCTGCTAATCAACacttttaattcaatgtttgatcACTAGTCAATCTCAATCAATAGCTTTCCATCTTGCATTagtccatttttaaaatttgcacCAATAAGGAGTGCCATCACAGCTATGAATTATCTGGACTGGTCCTCACTGGTTGCTGCTTGAAATTGTGacgccttcacacacacacacacacacacacacacacacacacacacacacacacacacacacacacacacacacacacacacacacacacacacacacacacacacacacacacacacacacacacacacacacacacacacacacacacacacacacacacacacacacacacacacacacacgactcagGATGAGCTCTTTattctctgacacacaaacacactttactCAAAAAGGCTGCTCTGGTGCTCGATGCAAAAAACGGGAGAGAATGATTAGCCAACTCAACTGAGATGCACTGCAAACGAGCACATCAACGTTAAACTATTGTTATTTGCTGACATCAGACTTGGAGAGCAGCGAAAACACTTTGACCTGACTGCTGTTCCCACAGTTCACTATTGTGGAGActgtttccccctcttctcaTTAAGGACAGTTACGCTTCATCCTCTCACAATATTGACTAACTCACTTGGACATgaggggggaggcggggccTTGCTTAATTTGCGGGGCAGCTCTGGTCTCATTGTCTTAATCATTTGGTGCCCCCTCATTGGATAGTGCTCCAGGGCAATCACCCCGaatctatatataaataatccTTCCTTTTTCTATGGTCATAACACAATGTCCACTATGAAATTAAGATTATTTTAATGTGTAAGTATACTGTGACTCATTCCCAAAGTGTTTCATATTGTTTCTCTGATTCCCCGTCTGGACTGCTCACGTGCCCCCTCGTGTGCACTGCAGCTACTCCTGGATAAATTATTTCTAGGCCCCCCTTCTGCCGTCCCAGCAAAACTGTCTCGTACTGCCGCAACAATCAGgtcaaaatgaatgagaaacatCTGTATGTACCTGTTGCACTGGAAACACAATCTGTTCTTGGTGGCTGGAGGCAGATGTCCAGTCAGACAGACTGTGGAGCAGAAGAGCTGCGTCGAACCTTTTCTTTGGAATGCTGTTTGGCCTTTCAGCAGAACCTAGAACAATTTACAAAACCATAAAACATgacaagaaataaaagacaaaaaaaatagaaaagagcttTATCATTGTCCAAAGTCCAAGTGACTTTAGTATTCATCTCATGCATACAGCGGATCAATAGATCATTTGTAATTTTCCCCATCAGTGCtttgattaattaaaatttcaactttttacattaataatgagttttctttaatataataaatgtgtcatgttttgcAAAGAGCAGCACAGAGTTACAAATGTACCTTAGAGCAGCCACTGCAGTGGACGCTACCAGGAACAGGGGGCTGAGGTGGACGTTGGGGAACTGTTGCCAGAGCTGGTAGTGAACCGGGGATTGGAAGTGGAGGCCTGACAGGAAGAGAAGCCATAGCTTGTAGGACAGTTCCTCTACCTGGGATGAAAATGGCTGCTGGAGTGGGGGGTGGGATTGCCGCTGGCACTTGAGTAAGAGGAAAAAGGTTGGTAAAGAAAAGACATTATATATCTTATTACATATGTTTTGCGCATTTTTGATCACATCACTATAACAAACATGCCTATTACTATCTACTGCTGTTTTCGAGGCAAGACAGAGTCTACAATGTCAGATGAATAGGACTTCGTCTGAGTACACTCTCATACTGTTATCAGTGTGAGAGGAAAGGGGAGTATAAGACTGGAAGTGTAAAATATCGGCACAAAAGTGTTTCATCGGGTGCACACTGGTCTCAAGGGTCATCGGTCGGGTCAGagttacagagaaaaacatcttAGAATAATAAGAACAATGGTCCTCATACAAGAACCGCTTgtacaaacagatttgtttttacatcGTGTCCACGAGAGATTTAGAACTTCACGCATTCACCAATTTTCTTGTATCTCGAGTTTTCTTTAAAGTAGGAACATAATTTAcgagtggtccagacctgttGTAGGAGTCACATTCATTAGTCTGCTGAGTTGTGCACTTATGGATTgcttttttcatcactttgaagcaattatacatgaattcaattcaataaaatTTTACCTCATTATGTTAACAGTATTCTGTATGTTTCTgcaatttaaatattaatgtaattCTACAATTATTCATGTACCTGTTCAACATTGTGCAATGGCCAGGGGGAgcgcacatctttggcagttggcatgcgTGTTGGGCAAGCCGAGAATGGAGTTGTTGATTATCgccatgcaaactattttcagatAATTTACCTAAAATTCACTCAAATTAGCTCatgacatctctagtcaacctGCAGATGAGACAGGAGGGTACATACAACAAGCAACATATGCACACATATGCCGTGGTAAAGATAACTATAATACGGGTATAAATTTTGACATGGTAAAAAAAGTGTGATATCGCAAATTCTTGATATTAATTATATAGTGACGCGATGACGTATGCGCTCAACAACGACACAAGCCCAAAGATGTCTGGGAACGAGAGCAGAGCGTCAGCCCAGGCAGCGGCAGCAAACAAAGCCTACATGTCTGCAAGGCACTGACTAATCACCAAGAGGTTTATCATCAAGGTAAGGGCGCTTAACATCCGAGCCAGAGTGAAGTATGGACCGCGATGAACAGTCAAAAGTCTgccttactttttttttagaaagcacctcgaatctggacaaacatttagGGAAGCAAGACATTGATTTGGAACAATGCACAGTGTTGATGTGTTGCGGTGTCCGAGTGCGAGTTTGTTAGCCTGCTCATCTGCCCCCACTGCAGTGAGTATTTACATTCAAATTTTGTTTGGATTGCTGCttgtttacatttgtacttCAAATTTgaagtcaattttatttgtgataATATTGTACAATAGCTAGGTAGTTGGAAAAGAAGGATGACTCAATTTTCCTGGAACTTTAGTGATATAATTTTGAGGTTATATTGCCCACCCCTATTACACAgtattaacagctctgctttagGCCGTCACTTAACTCCTTAAGTTTATTTCATGCATCTTTGAAGCAGGATCTCAGATCTCGCTCAAACACGCACAGTTGACATTCATCGCGCATAGGCACGTCCTTCACACACTGAAGATAAAAGTGTTTGATGAATCCAATGTGGCCTGTTCGTACGAACTCACGATACAAACCCATTTAGGAATTAGGATTAGAAATTTAAGATAAGAATGAGGCCCAGTGTGTAGTAAAATTCCATCACAGGTGTTATATTCCAGTATCACAATATGaccactgcaaaacaaaagctgtagtattaaaagagagaaatacatgtcacagagagagaaaaaactactCACCAGCAGGAGACACAAAGGTGTTTGCTCCTCCAACAGAGTAAACAGAGCTGATTCTCAGCTCTTCCTGCAATGATTTAACATAccaaatatgattatttttttaacgcGGGTCATTATGTCTCTAGCGCCTCTCTATACTGTAATGTTTCAAGTCAtgttcaaaaaattaaaataactgatTTAATGTGCCTTTTTCAATAACAATCTGCACATAGTATGTGCTATTGACACCTTCATTCTAAATAGTCTATTTACTGCcttaattgtattatttaatattgaataaaacaaaacaatgagtcAGCAGAAGCATGCGGATAACATCCTTTCCCCACACCTACCTCCTGatgctccagctcctcttttATCTGCCTGATCGAGCTCTGAGGAAGTAAAGCAGCATCATAGCCCTCATCAATGGGCTCATCTTTAATATTGATACTAGGAGACATCGGGGGATTACTGTCCTCCATGGGAGCTGCTTCTGACCtctgaaacaataaaaatataaaggaGGGATGACTGAATattcaaaaaattattttaaaatcgCCTTTTGGACAATCTCTCCAAATCCCCACCTCTCCCTGCTGGCTGTCTTCTGTCTCCTCA
The Scophthalmus maximus strain ysfricsl-2021 chromosome 15, ASM2237912v1, whole genome shotgun sequence DNA segment above includes these coding regions:
- the si:ch211-266o15.1 gene encoding zinc finger MYM-type protein 4 isoform X9 translates to MADSEGFRLKRLEHEERLSRAFDEVMGLGNFAETSRSSATSSKSGDQDETKGADETSGQEEQLPVEEEDSNGSRQEEKMDEVGESSPPRIPSPPPERNSPFTARTNEGGGGGGGGGGGSGGAAFDDALDGLPMYGPEEDDEDWHFALPMGTLEDVDVDKANRQRRQTEERNNSGRVDPFAREPRGGVEERVREESTESANTSHSSQDHTPDNSRDGGVLNQGEETEDSQQGERSEAAPMEDSNPPMSPSINIKDEPIDEGYDAALLPQSSIRQIKEELEHQEEELRISSVYSVGGANTFVSPAVPAAIPPPTPAAIFIPGRGTVLQAMASLPVRPPLPIPGSLPALATVPQRPPQPPVPGSVHCSGCSKVLLKGQTAFQRKGSTQLFCSTVCLTGHLPPATKNRLCFQCNREILQPRDMITIPVDDNAYMHFCGQFCLSVFRHKKKSGEKIPDKLVEKRLEKKPEKPPEKPVEQQSEKPFCSVCKVTKKQIEHEVTHQGRLHRLCSDACFLTWRKIRHLAMNCCEGCGLYCNSSAGSCQTLTIDRSKLNFCSPTCVGTYKQTCKKTVNCAYCHKMAIVSSTIMERDQRGKVQLYCSSVCMEQSRPPRHTLSGTPFPCSLCKVSAVPQYHLAMVDGTIRNFCSYDCVSIFRKSGHPSQLELTNGISSLRDPSIRDAPKTGPSAGASSVPPIPQDYPSSVPYPGHHPSHTSVPPLVPPYPSTSSPSVPGQAHARGPLKPTEGGNRDASKLTCHQCSQQFNTKPLLFSHQGHISMFCSTTCCEYYKTQKNIILPCECCKQEKVPFDIISCNLQDLVFCSENCKLLYKQDLTSRNKDHSWHPCSYCSGISQKMLHSHYGGKIEEFCKPHCMSQYTVLYYGMGRCDSCRKQGYMAEKLQCLGSVRNFCNLPCLLQYCSHHFDTSHNNNNSSSNGTGTAPQTPYAPTQPHHPSKMNPVIADVVSLASGSATQPSVSADTALTGALPTSIYGKNHDHASTQTDAMRLPVSRRRQMKNKSVLCRPFTMDQEIMCQLPSSSTESEVTSSAREEKVKVIMVPVPVPVFIPVPMNMYSQYTPVPMAVPMPIPVPLVVPPQKKEMKDAVVQSEPLAVKEDKHNEKPFSSAGQSISTADGKSQVVDPVITEEEDTQKADLPSTESPERGAESTDPLPDAQPGTTTTTTSDLPTTSVEQQPPSSPMMDLEMDFPSGRRSSAPQRGVKRPREGGYSGRKRGRRRTGSLGRGAVEPPAPSALNHLYGVKAWKSWVQQRNKQSQASALVDVKEDILQCDSAELSFALSRFIREVRRPNGETYSPDSIFYLCLGIQQYLFTKGRIENIFTDELYSQFATEITRMLQFWRPKLLPRGGAVSSRVEESYLWECKQLGAYSPIVLLNTLLFFCTKNFHFSTLAQHQSLSFVNFSRRSKPCSRAGKVHYLQYQGSGFDTERLRKRQAEKEGDMEMIENITNPLHCPVRLYEFYLSRCPESVKKRSDVFYLQPEQNVHTHSPHWYTSHPLEETTLQSMLTRILAVREAHQAQGAAQYQSPATTADRSSQ